The following are encoded in a window of Desulfovibrio oxyclinae DSM 11498 genomic DNA:
- a CDS encoding WcbI family polysaccharide biosynthesis putative acetyltransferase, translating into MGKELCVIHANCQGEPLLKRLNRSPDFAQRFETRIVTNYTREPMPDGLLEHASLFLYQYLGDQWGPLASQTLLKRLADNARSLCIPNMFFLGYWPMWSGAPGFDYRDRRLDQLLDAGIPDEQILTLYLRSHPAKHFGLNDLLEETFRREQAREAVTPIKYLGHIREHWRTRRLFNTVNHPGAELMDISACGILDHLAMARPTEAALDQCGDPFPEFQQPIHPLVAEHFGLAFTNAETLYEVYGQKMTFARYVAHYIDCRRNGIDDFISYLRARAANEQA; encoded by the coding sequence ATGGGCAAGGAACTCTGCGTCATACACGCCAACTGTCAGGGCGAACCGCTACTGAAACGGCTGAACCGCAGCCCGGATTTCGCGCAACGCTTCGAGACGCGGATCGTCACCAATTACACCCGCGAGCCCATGCCCGACGGGTTGCTGGAACACGCTTCCCTGTTCCTCTATCAATATCTGGGAGACCAGTGGGGGCCGCTGGCGTCGCAGACCCTCCTGAAGCGGCTGGCCGACAACGCACGGAGCCTGTGCATCCCGAACATGTTCTTCCTGGGATACTGGCCCATGTGGTCCGGCGCGCCGGGATTCGACTACCGCGACAGGCGGCTCGACCAACTGCTTGACGCGGGCATCCCGGACGAACAGATTCTCACTCTGTACCTGCGCTCGCATCCCGCCAAGCACTTCGGCCTCAACGACCTGCTCGAAGAAACTTTTCGCCGTGAGCAAGCTCGCGAAGCAGTGACGCCGATCAAATACCTCGGCCACATCCGCGAACACTGGCGCACAAGGCGGCTGTTCAACACCGTGAACCATCCCGGAGCCGAACTCATGGATATTTCGGCCTGCGGCATTCTGGATCACCTTGCAATGGCACGCCCCACCGAAGCGGCACTGGACCAGTGCGGCGACCCGTTCCCCGAATTCCAGCAGCCGATTCATCCGCTCGTGGCCGAGCACTTTGGACTGGCCTTCACCAATGCGGAAACGCTTTACGAGGTCTACGGGCAGAAAATGACTTTTGCGCGCTACGTGGCCCATTACATCGACTGCCGCCGAAACGGCATCGACGATTTCATCTCCTACCTGCGAGCGAGGGCCGCCAATGAGCAAGCCTAA
- the thiC gene encoding phosphomethylpyrimidine synthase ThiC — MTQLEIARSGKVSDALAFVAEREGLDVEALRRSMAAGRVSISHNPLHEKSELRGVGEGLSVKVNANIGASPDHEDPDQELLKLRAALDAGADAVMDLSIAGELGNLRRQTLEHCPVPVGTVPIYQAAADVTARGGGIVDMTIDDLLRVVEDQAREGVDFMTLHTGFTLGALERMKKEGRILDIVSRGGSFLACWMVANGAENPLYTHFDRVLEIAREYDVTLSLGDACRPGCLADATDRTQIHELITLGEQTQQAWDAGVQIIIEGPGHVPMNQIRANMELQKRLCHNAPFYVLGPLVTDVAAGRDHVACAIGGAIAAWSGADFLCYVTPSEHLALPGPDDVYEGVAVTRIAAHAADIARGNEQAVQRDREMAKARADMDWEGMYRLCLDPVTARRIRDSRSPEDEDVCTMCGKFCAVKQLKEHLGS, encoded by the coding sequence ATGACACAACTGGAGATTGCCCGTTCCGGTAAGGTCTCGGACGCTTTGGCGTTTGTTGCCGAGCGGGAGGGATTGGATGTGGAGGCGCTTCGGCGTTCTATGGCTGCGGGGCGGGTGAGTATTTCGCATAATCCGTTGCATGAGAAGAGTGAGTTACGTGGCGTGGGCGAGGGGTTGAGCGTCAAGGTGAACGCAAACATCGGCGCGAGCCCGGACCATGAGGATCCGGACCAGGAGCTGTTGAAGCTTCGTGCGGCGCTGGATGCAGGTGCTGACGCGGTGATGGACCTTTCCATCGCCGGTGAGCTGGGCAACCTGCGGAGGCAGACGCTGGAACACTGTCCTGTTCCGGTGGGGACGGTTCCCATCTATCAGGCTGCTGCGGACGTGACGGCTCGTGGCGGCGGCATCGTTGACATGACCATCGACGACCTGCTTCGAGTGGTTGAGGATCAGGCTCGCGAAGGTGTGGATTTCATGACGTTGCACACCGGGTTCACGCTGGGTGCTTTGGAGCGCATGAAGAAGGAAGGGCGTATTCTGGACATCGTCAGCCGCGGCGGGTCGTTCCTTGCTTGCTGGATGGTGGCGAACGGGGCGGAGAATCCGTTGTATACGCATTTCGACAGGGTTCTGGAAATCGCTCGTGAGTACGACGTCACCCTGAGTCTGGGCGACGCGTGTCGGCCTGGCTGCCTTGCGGATGCGACGGACCGGACGCAGATTCATGAACTGATCACCCTTGGCGAGCAGACACAACAGGCGTGGGATGCGGGCGTGCAGATCATCATTGAGGGGCCCGGGCATGTACCCATGAACCAGATCCGCGCCAACATGGAGCTTCAGAAACGGCTTTGCCACAATGCTCCCTTCTATGTACTGGGACCGCTGGTCACGGACGTGGCTGCAGGGCGAGACCATGTGGCCTGCGCCATCGGCGGGGCGATTGCCGCGTGGTCCGGCGCTGACTTCCTTTGCTACGTTACGCCGAGCGAGCACCTCGCCCTGCCCGGTCCGGACGATGTGTACGAAGGCGTGGCCGTCACGCGCATCGCTGCCCACGCGGCGGATATAGCGCGCGGCAATGAGCAGGCGGTGCAGCGCGATCGTGAAATGGCCAAGGCCCGTGCGGACATGGACTGGGAAGGCATGTACCGCCTTTGCCTTGATCCGGTCACTGCCCGCAGGATCCGCGACAGCCGCAGCCCCGAGGACGAGGACGTGTGCACCATGTGCGGCAAGTTCTGCGCGGTGAAACAGCTCAAGGAACACCTCGGCTCATAG
- a CDS encoding (Fe-S)-binding protein — MGEPAIVLEGGVKSTFKDKVMELLPEGGNLNMCLTCGLCSSGCPATGLEEMDPRKFLRMAMLGMDEEILNSKWIWMCTMCTRCVYACPMQINIPQLVYNARAAQDRENKPKGIVGSCDQGLRTEGASAMGASSEDFKFVVEDVLEEVCEDQESCKDLKVSINRKGAHFYLNQNSREPVTEPDEMVPLWKILNVVGADWTYGTVGWAAENYCLFAAEDENWEAIVKKKMDAVSELGVKSWLNTEUGHEFYAVRAGLQKFGMEVPFELESIISYYAQWIREGKLPVNSDWNKELGVKFTVQDPCQLVRKSLGDPVAEDLRFVVKQVVGEENLIDMHPNKSNNYCCGGGGGFLQSGFPEARRYYGKRKFDQIIATGADYCITPCHNCHSQVHDLAHHFGGTYQTVHLWTLICLSLGILGENEREYLGDDLKEVGL, encoded by the coding sequence ATGGGCGAACCCGCAATAGTTCTTGAAGGTGGAGTCAAATCCACGTTCAAGGACAAGGTCATGGAGCTTCTGCCGGAAGGTGGAAACCTCAACATGTGCCTTACGTGCGGTCTGTGTTCTTCCGGCTGTCCGGCAACCGGACTGGAAGAAATGGACCCCAGGAAATTCCTGCGTATGGCCATGTTGGGTATGGATGAGGAGATTCTTAATTCGAAATGGATCTGGATGTGCACCATGTGTACGCGTTGCGTGTACGCATGTCCCATGCAGATCAACATCCCGCAGCTGGTCTACAACGCCCGCGCGGCGCAGGATCGCGAAAACAAGCCCAAAGGCATTGTCGGTTCCTGCGACCAGGGTCTCAGGACCGAAGGCGCCAGCGCCATGGGCGCCAGCTCGGAAGACTTCAAGTTCGTCGTGGAGGACGTGCTTGAAGAGGTCTGCGAGGATCAGGAATCCTGCAAGGACCTGAAGGTGAGCATCAACCGCAAGGGTGCTCATTTCTATCTGAACCAGAACTCTCGCGAGCCGGTCACCGAGCCGGATGAGATGGTTCCTCTTTGGAAGATTCTCAATGTCGTCGGCGCCGACTGGACCTACGGGACAGTTGGCTGGGCGGCTGAGAACTACTGCCTGTTTGCAGCGGAGGACGAGAACTGGGAAGCCATTGTCAAGAAGAAGATGGACGCGGTGAGCGAACTCGGGGTCAAGAGCTGGCTCAACACCGAGTGAGGCCACGAATTCTACGCAGTCCGGGCCGGACTGCAGAAATTCGGCATGGAAGTGCCTTTCGAGCTCGAATCCATCATCAGCTACTATGCACAGTGGATCCGTGAAGGAAAACTCCCGGTCAACTCCGACTGGAACAAGGAACTCGGCGTCAAATTCACCGTTCAGGACCCCTGCCAGCTGGTCAGGAAGTCTCTGGGTGATCCCGTGGCCGAGGACCTTCGCTTCGTCGTGAAGCAGGTTGTCGGTGAAGAAAACCTCATCGACATGCACCCGAACAAGTCCAACAACTATTGTTGCGGCGGCGGGGGCGGATTCCTGCAGAGCGGTTTCCCCGAAGCGCGCAGGTACTACGGCAAGCGCAAGTTTGATCAGATCATCGCCACCGGCGCTGACTACTGCATCACCCCTTGCCACAACTGCCATTCCCAGGTTCACGATCTCGCGCACCACTTTGGTGGCACGTATCAGACCGTCCATCTTTGGACGCTGATCTGTCTCTCGCTCGGCATTCTGGGCGAGAACGAGCGCGAGTACCTCGGCGACGACCTCAAGGAAGTCGGCCTGTAG
- a CDS encoding NifB/NifX family molybdenum-iron cluster-binding protein — protein sequence MKIAISSSGPGLESALDSRFGRAAGFVVYDTDSGVNEYVDNTQNLNAAQGAGIQSAQNVADTGAQVVITGHVGPKAFRALDHAGIKICLATEGCVGDAVQAFNEGSIKPVDGPDKDGHW from the coding sequence ATGAAGATAGCCATCAGCAGTTCCGGGCCCGGCCTGGAAAGCGCCCTCGACTCCCGCTTCGGCCGCGCGGCCGGATTCGTGGTCTACGACACGGACAGCGGCGTTAACGAGTATGTGGACAACACCCAGAACCTCAATGCGGCTCAGGGCGCCGGCATCCAGTCCGCCCAGAACGTGGCGGACACGGGCGCTCAGGTCGTCATCACCGGCCATGTGGGTCCCAAGGCCTTCCGTGCGCTGGATCACGCGGGCATCAAGATATGCCTCGCCACCGAAGGCTGCGTGGGCGATGCGGTTCAGGCCTTCAACGAAGGCTCCATCAAGCCCGTGGACGGCCCGGACAAGGACGGCCACTGGTAG
- a CDS encoding NifB/NifX family molybdenum-iron cluster-binding protein: protein MSEKETKLLCLACYGDRLASVFENAPELRLFTAENGTYSPAGHLSLPSKDPTDRTSAILACGVTHLLCGAMCGRTRNLLDASGVDVLSWHRGSVEEVLDAFRNDTLHNLALPGCRNRPGTAMCRGRSRAGKGRRNQS, encoded by the coding sequence GTGAGTGAAAAGGAAACCAAGCTTCTCTGCCTTGCCTGTTACGGCGACCGGCTCGCGTCGGTCTTTGAAAACGCGCCCGAGTTGCGCCTCTTCACGGCGGAGAACGGTACATATAGCCCCGCAGGCCATTTATCCCTTCCCTCAAAGGACCCAACGGACAGGACATCCGCCATTTTGGCCTGCGGGGTGACGCATCTGCTCTGCGGAGCCATGTGCGGTCGCACCAGAAACCTTCTCGACGCTTCCGGGGTTGACGTCCTCTCCTGGCATAGAGGGAGCGTCGAGGAGGTTCTGGATGCCTTCCGCAACGACACACTGCATAACCTTGCCCTGCCCGGATGCCGCAACAGGCCCGGAACGGCCATGTGCCGGGGCCGCTCCCGAGCGGGCAAAGGAAGGAGGAACCAGTCATGA
- the cobT gene encoding nicotinate-nucleotide--dimethylbenzimidazole phosphoribosyltransferase gives MERKLEAVAEAVRPLDAALGVAAQARLDDLTKPKGSLGRLEDFARRIYMIQEGPDAVKADPARIYTIAGDHGVTAEGVSLFPQEVTRQMVANFLNGGAGINVLARTVGAELYVVDAGSCGGEYEAHPNLIQAKVAPGTASLAEGPAMTREQCLEALLLGVRLADEAHVAGIRTLGTGDMGISNTTPSTALYCAYLGFDPEEITGPGTGLDREGVRNKINVIRRGLEANRKIVESGDPLAVLAALGGFEIAALAGLILGGARNRQVVCVDGFISTAAYCAARAICPLVSEYCFVSHASAEPGHEAVTAKLEQEPLLHLGFRLGEGTGAACALFLLRSACDIFNEMATFSEAGVDSGA, from the coding sequence ATGGAACGCAAGCTCGAAGCTGTCGCTGAGGCTGTCCGGCCTCTTGATGCGGCATTGGGAGTCGCGGCACAGGCCCGGCTGGACGATCTGACCAAACCCAAGGGAAGTCTCGGACGTCTGGAGGACTTTGCCAGACGCATATATATGATTCAGGAAGGCCCGGACGCCGTGAAGGCGGACCCCGCCAGAATTTATACGATAGCCGGAGACCATGGGGTAACCGCGGAGGGCGTCAGCCTGTTTCCGCAGGAAGTCACCCGTCAGATGGTGGCGAATTTCCTGAACGGCGGTGCCGGAATCAACGTGCTGGCCCGGACCGTCGGAGCCGAGCTGTACGTTGTGGACGCCGGTTCGTGCGGTGGTGAATACGAGGCGCACCCCAATCTGATTCAGGCCAAGGTCGCGCCGGGAACCGCCAGTCTCGCCGAAGGTCCGGCCATGACGAGGGAGCAGTGTCTCGAAGCGCTGTTGCTGGGCGTCAGGCTGGCTGACGAAGCGCATGTGGCAGGAATCCGCACGCTTGGCACCGGTGACATGGGCATTTCCAATACCACGCCGTCCACCGCCCTTTACTGCGCCTATCTGGGCTTTGACCCCGAGGAAATCACGGGGCCGGGAACCGGACTTGACCGGGAAGGTGTCCGCAACAAGATCAACGTCATCCGCAGGGGGCTTGAAGCCAATCGAAAGATCGTGGAATCCGGCGATCCGCTGGCCGTGCTCGCCGCGCTTGGCGGGTTCGAGATTGCCGCGCTGGCCGGGTTGATCCTCGGTGGGGCCCGCAACCGTCAGGTGGTGTGCGTGGACGGCTTCATATCCACGGCGGCGTACTGCGCTGCGCGGGCCATCTGTCCGCTGGTCTCGGAGTATTGCTTTGTCAGTCATGCATCCGCGGAGCCGGGACACGAGGCCGTCACCGCCAAGCTGGAGCAGGAACCGCTGCTGCATCTCGGCTTCCGCCTCGGCGAAGGAACCGGCGCTGCCTGCGCACTCTTTCTGTTGCGCTCCGCGTGCGACATATTTAACGAAATGGCAACGTTCAGCGAGGCCGGGGTAGATTCCGGAGCCTAG
- a CDS encoding glycosyltransferase gives MSKPKVAWVGGIYFRDDFARQGFDVRTVNFSGPRALNWDELCEAADCEPEVVIYTDRSLPPPLVGIESFPCLSVFYCIDSHIHEWYPLYAQGFDLCAVSLRDHMSRFRLRLDERAVFWLPPYPIRDEHPPVEQPERLWPLLFAGTVDPETTPERKVFLDRIKKLMPELEVRSGQFETLFPQAEIVLNIAERGDLNFRVFEALATGACLLTPEVGHGQSELFEDGRHLFTYPLNAPEAAAEKARELLTHPERMRTARREGLAAIDARHRRSHRAEQLAKTVRKALADSPVQQRLREVPAIHERFLRLVYLHWAQAERGSELGARYLAAGRSAPVRS, from the coding sequence ATGAGCAAGCCTAAAGTCGCATGGGTCGGCGGCATCTATTTCCGCGATGACTTCGCCCGACAGGGCTTCGACGTGCGCACCGTCAACTTCTCCGGTCCCAGAGCGCTGAATTGGGATGAACTCTGCGAGGCCGCGGACTGCGAACCGGAAGTGGTCATCTACACCGACCGCTCACTACCGCCGCCGCTCGTTGGCATCGAATCCTTCCCTTGCCTCAGCGTCTTCTACTGCATCGACTCGCACATTCACGAGTGGTACCCGCTTTACGCGCAGGGGTTCGACCTCTGCGCCGTGAGTCTTCGCGACCACATGTCACGCTTTCGACTGCGTCTGGACGAGCGGGCCGTCTTCTGGCTGCCGCCCTACCCCATTCGCGACGAGCACCCGCCAGTCGAGCAGCCGGAACGTCTGTGGCCGCTGTTGTTCGCGGGCACGGTCGATCCTGAGACCACGCCGGAACGCAAGGTCTTTCTGGACAGGATAAAAAAGCTGATGCCGGAGCTTGAGGTTCGCAGCGGCCAGTTCGAAACGCTCTTCCCGCAGGCAGAGATCGTGCTGAACATCGCCGAGCGCGGCGACCTTAATTTTCGTGTCTTCGAGGCGCTGGCCACAGGAGCATGCCTCCTGACACCGGAGGTGGGACACGGACAAAGCGAGTTGTTCGAGGACGGCAGGCACCTTTTCACCTATCCCCTGAACGCCCCGGAAGCGGCCGCTGAAAAGGCCAGAGAACTGCTCACGCACCCGGAGCGGATGCGTACGGCACGCCGCGAGGGGCTGGCGGCAATCGACGCACGACACCGCAGGAGCCACCGGGCCGAGCAGCTTGCCAAGACTGTCCGAAAAGCACTCGCGGACTCCCCGGTTCAGCAAAGACTCCGAGAAGTACCGGCCATCCACGAGCGGTTTCTCAGGCTCGTCTATCTGCACTGGGCACAAGCGGAGCGCGGCAGCGAGCTGGGTGCCCGCTACCTCGCCGCCGGCCGGAGTGCTCCGGTAAGGTCCTGA
- a CDS encoding sigma-54 interaction domain-containing protein — MPFPKDLPLEDVFSSIADGLFTVDADWNITYFNEAAERITGVPAAEAMGNKCWDVLHSSLCDGDCALESCLAHGGRITNKSIFIIRPDGEKRPVSISAAPLRNAEGEVIGGVETFRDLTEIHAIRREMRESYSFESIVGKSEALDRIFGILPQIARSESTVLLLGESGTGKELFAQAIHQLSGRKEGPFVPVNCGALPETLLESELFGYKAGAFTDARRDKPGRFETARGGTIFLDEVGDMPGKLQVKLLRVLQEKTFEPLGGVTPVSSDARVIAATNRDLDLLVKEGGFRQDLFYRLNVVTLRLPPLRERRADIPLLADHFVKHFNAVQGKNVEGLSEDVMSILMRHEFPGNVRELENIMEFAFILCSSGFIQVEHLPEHLRPEEKTPSGTMPMGTLEEIKCMAVKAALERNGGKRMVTCRELDISKDTLRRMLARCDNAD; from the coding sequence ATGCCGTTTCCCAAAGACCTCCCGCTTGAGGACGTATTTTCGTCCATCGCCGACGGCCTCTTCACGGTGGATGCCGACTGGAACATCACCTACTTCAACGAGGCCGCCGAACGCATAACGGGCGTTCCCGCCGCAGAGGCAATGGGCAACAAGTGCTGGGATGTTCTCCACTCAAGCCTCTGCGACGGGGACTGCGCTCTTGAATCGTGCCTTGCTCATGGCGGAAGGATCACCAACAAGTCCATCTTCATCATCCGCCCCGACGGGGAGAAACGGCCGGTTTCCATTTCGGCTGCCCCGCTCCGCAACGCCGAAGGTGAGGTCATCGGCGGGGTTGAGACCTTCCGGGATCTGACGGAGATCCACGCCATCCGGCGTGAAATGCGCGAGTCCTATTCCTTTGAAAGCATCGTGGGCAAGAGCGAAGCGCTGGACCGCATCTTCGGCATCCTGCCGCAGATCGCCAGAAGCGAATCCACCGTGCTGCTGCTTGGCGAATCCGGCACCGGCAAGGAGCTTTTCGCACAGGCCATCCACCAGCTCAGCGGCCGCAAGGAAGGCCCTTTCGTCCCAGTGAACTGCGGCGCACTGCCCGAGACGCTGCTTGAATCCGAACTGTTCGGCTACAAGGCGGGCGCCTTCACGGATGCCCGACGCGACAAGCCCGGCCGTTTCGAGACCGCACGCGGCGGCACCATCTTTCTGGACGAAGTGGGCGACATGCCCGGCAAGCTTCAGGTCAAACTGCTGCGCGTGCTGCAGGAGAAGACCTTCGAACCGCTGGGCGGCGTCACACCGGTAAGCTCCGACGCCCGCGTCATCGCCGCCACCAACCGCGACCTCGACCTGCTGGTCAAGGAGGGAGGATTTCGGCAGGACCTGTTCTACCGGCTGAACGTGGTCACGCTGCGCCTGCCGCCACTTCGGGAGCGCCGCGCGGACATCCCCCTGCTCGCCGACCACTTCGTGAAGCACTTCAACGCGGTGCAGGGCAAAAACGTCGAGGGGCTTTCGGAAGACGTCATGAGCATCCTCATGCGCCACGAGTTTCCCGGGAACGTGCGCGAGCTGGAAAATATCATGGAGTTCGCTTTCATCCTCTGTTCATCCGGCTTCATTCAGGTCGAGCACCTTCCGGAACACCTTCGTCCCGAAGAAAAGACGCCCTCCGGCACCATGCCCATGGGAACGCTTGAGGAGATCAAGTGCATGGCGGTCAAGGCCGCGCTGGAACGGAACGGGGGCAAGCGCATGGTCACATGTCGCGAGCTGGACATTTCAAAGGATACCCTGCGCCGCATGCTCGCCCGTTGCGACAACGCGGACTGA
- a CDS encoding iron-sulfur cluster carrier protein MrpORP, giving the protein MSEACNSCSSATAGGGCSSGGCAEGPEDLKLKTTLSRIKHKIVVMSGKGGVGKSTVATNIAVALSLAGKKVGLLDVDVHGPSIPRLLSLEGQQPHIGDQVIEPISWTKNLWVMSLGFMLPSKADAVIWRGPVKIGLIKQFVQDVAWGDLDYLIVDCPPGTGDEPLSALQTLGRDANAVIVTTPQGVAVDDVRRSVTFARQVGNPILGLVENMSGFACPDCGSVHNIFNSGGGEELSKEMGIQFLGRIPLDPEVGRSADEGYPLLKVDHDSPTAQAMNSIIKPMLDLGDSLQENSQLPKVEELRDEHGRIRIAIPVAAGRLAQHFGHCEQFAMVDVDAHTGSIISTTMETPPPHEPGVIPRWVAEQKANLVLAGGMGAKAQTLFTDAGVRVVTGCPAENPDELVNKFMAGALVTGDNACDH; this is encoded by the coding sequence ATGAGTGAAGCCTGCAACAGCTGCAGTTCCGCCACCGCTGGCGGCGGCTGCTCCTCCGGCGGATGCGCCGAAGGTCCCGAAGATCTCAAACTCAAGACCACCCTCTCGCGCATCAAGCATAAGATAGTCGTCATGTCCGGCAAAGGCGGCGTGGGCAAATCCACCGTCGCCACCAACATCGCCGTGGCCCTGTCGCTGGCGGGCAAGAAAGTCGGCCTGCTGGACGTTGACGTCCACGGCCCCAGCATTCCCCGCCTGCTTTCGCTCGAAGGGCAGCAGCCCCACATCGGCGATCAGGTCATCGAGCCCATCTCCTGGACCAAGAATCTCTGGGTCATGTCCCTCGGGTTCATGCTGCCCAGCAAGGCTGACGCCGTCATCTGGCGCGGCCCGGTGAAGATCGGCCTGATCAAGCAGTTCGTGCAGGACGTGGCCTGGGGCGACCTCGACTACCTCATCGTGGATTGCCCTCCGGGCACCGGCGACGAGCCGCTCTCCGCCCTGCAGACGCTTGGCCGCGACGCCAACGCCGTCATCGTGACCACCCCGCAGGGCGTGGCCGTGGACGACGTTCGACGTTCCGTGACCTTCGCCCGCCAGGTGGGCAACCCCATCCTCGGACTGGTGGAGAACATGAGCGGATTCGCCTGCCCCGACTGCGGCAGCGTGCACAACATCTTCAATTCCGGCGGCGGCGAGGAACTCTCCAAGGAAATGGGCATCCAGTTCCTCGGGCGCATTCCCCTCGATCCCGAAGTGGGCCGCTCCGCCGACGAAGGATACCCCCTGCTCAAGGTGGACCACGATTCTCCCACCGCGCAGGCAATGAACAGCATCATCAAGCCCATGCTCGACCTGGGCGACAGTCTTCAGGAAAACAGCCAGCTGCCCAAGGTTGAAGAGCTGCGCGACGAGCACGGTCGCATCCGCATCGCCATTCCCGTGGCTGCGGGCAGGCTCGCCCAGCACTTTGGCCATTGCGAGCAGTTCGCCATGGTGGACGTCGATGCTCACACCGGCAGTATCATCTCCACCACCATGGAGACACCGCCCCCGCACGAACCCGGCGTCATCCCGCGCTGGGTGGCCGAACAGAAGGCCAATCTCGTGCTGGCAGGCGGCATGGGCGCCAAGGCGCAGACCCTGTTCACCGATGCCGGAGTGCGCGTCGTCACGGGCTGCCCCGCGGAAAATCCGGATGAACTGGTGAACAAGTTCATGGCCGGAGCACTGGTCACCGGCGACAACGCCTGCGATCACTAG